From uncultured Desulfobacter sp.:
GGGAAAGACGACCCCCCCGCGCCGGAGCTTACTGAAGAAGCGTCTGCTGCTTTGTTTGAATTCAAGGTGTCTAATATAAAAATTACGAATGCGGCTCTGGTTTTCATCGACCATATCCGTTCCGTCACCCATTCAGTGGCGCAGTTGAATTTTGATCTGCCCTTTGTCAGCAGCATGGAAAAGGACCTGGCAAGGCCTGTCAAAGCAGTTATGAATTGCTTTATGAATAAGGCCCGGGTGGATATCAATGTAACGGGTGTCCCCTTTGATGCCACCCGGAAAATGTCGGTTTCACTGGATATGCAGCCCCTGGATCTTAACGTTTTTGTCCCCTATATTAATCTGCCCGCGCCCTATAAAATTAAATCCGCCGGTAACCTTACCGTATCTGTTTCAGGCGAATATCAGATTCCCGCCGGAAAAACCGTTGAAGACCAAACGCTTGCTGTCAATCTTAAGACTTTAGTGACAAATTTTGATTTGGATGATGTGTCCGGGGGCAATTTGTTTGCCTGTCCCCATCTGGCGGTGGATGCCTCGTCCCAGAATGTGTTTGATATGAATTTTCTGGTGGACAAGGTGTTGATTGACCGGGCCTCACTGTTTGTTGAGCGCAATGGTCAGGGCGCCATCAATCTGGTTCCCGGAGGGCAGGGGGCTAAAGGGCTGCCCCCTCCGGAAGCTGCCACCGGGATGCCGGATGCGTCAAATGCTGATACCCAGATAGAAGTCATCTCGGAGCCGGTTGCCCAGGTTGATACGGATGCAAAAAAATCTGTAACACCGGTGATTGAACTATCTCTGCCGTTTACTGCGAAAATCAACCAGGCCGCAGTGAAAAATATGCATATTCGTTTCAGCGATAAGATGGTATCACCGGAGGTGATCAAAGAGATTTCCAGTATGGATTTTATCCTCGCTGACGTTGACGTCGGGTCCACGGCTGCAGGTAAATTTGATCTTCATATTTTGACCGGCGATGACGAAGAGATAAAAACGACCGGGGATTTTCATGTTCAAAACGACTTGGTTGCCAACGGCACTGTTTCTGTTAACGGTATTGCCCTTAAAAATTTTCGCCCCTATCTGGCACCCTATCTTGGCGACAATGTCACCCTTGAAAATGTGGCTGCCGATTTGAGTTTTAAGGTGGGATTCACCCAGGCGGGTTTAGGTGTCGAGGTCTCCGACGGCCAGGTGACCCTGGATAAATTCGGTCTGACGGAGCAGGGCGAAAAAGAGCCCCTGGTACAGTTCGACCAACTGGCATTATCCCAGATCTCCTGCAACCTTTTAAAACAGGAGGCAGGCGTGGGTCTTGTGGCGCTTCATAAGGCACAGGTTAAGGTTAACCGAGATAAAAAAGGTCGGATGGACCTGCTTACAGCGATTGAACAGGCCCTAAAAATCGGGGAAGATCCCGGCGCAAAGGCTGCGACAACCAAGCCTGCACAAACAAAACCGGCCATAACGAAACAGGATAACCAGAATGCCTCTACGTCTGCCTGGGTTGCGACGATACATAAAACGGTTTTCGACCAGTGCCAGGCCCAGTTTATTGATCAGGCCAAAAAAGAGCCGGTGAAAGTGGTTATGAAAGATATTGGTGTCACGGTTGAAAATATCTCCACAAAAAAAGGGGAAACATCAACCTTCAAGGCATCCATGACCAACAAGAATAATGGGGAAATTGATCTTGACGGAACCTTTGATATTTCAGAGCCTGCGGCAACTGTGAACATAGATCTCAACAGGATTGACTTGAATACGGCAGAACCTTATTTTACTGATTTTTTAAAAATTTCAATATCCAAGGGAACTCTTAATACCAAGGGTACAGTGGTTGTGGTTCCGGCTAAAAAGAAAAGTGATCCACCAAATATAACATACAAGGGCCAGGCTTCCTTTAACAATTTTCTGTCCAAAAACAAAGTGGATGACACCGACTTTTTTTCATGCAAATCGCTCTATGCTACGGGTATGGACATTTCCGTACCCCCCATGAAGGTGGTGATTAAAGACATTGCGCTGACTGATTTTTATCAACGGGCCATACTGAATAAAAATGCCCAGCTCAATTATAAACAGATCATGGTGGAACAACCCGAAAACAAGACTGTCGCCAAAAGTAAAACCAAGATCCAAACGGCATCTGCTTCGGCTAAGGATGCCGGAGTCCCCGACGTTCGTATTGATTCCATTACCCTGCAGGGTGGTCATATTAATTTCAGCGACTATTTTACCAACCCCAATTTTACCGCCAACATGACCGAGATTGCAGGCAGCCTTACAGGCCTGTCCTCCAAAGGCAAAACGCCTGCCAATCTTGTACTCAAAGGTGTACATGGCGGGTATGCACCTTTGGATATTACCGGTCAGTTGGATCCCTTTAAGGATAATCGTTTTATTGATTTGACCGTATCCTTTAAAAATATAAATCTGCCTAGATTTAACGTGTATTCCAAAAAGTATCTGGGGTATGAAATTGAAAAGGGAAAACTTATCCTGGATCTGCATTACAATATAGACAGGGATAAGCTCAATTCAAGTAATCGCGTATTTTTTGATCAGTTGACCCTGGGCAAAAAAGTGGACAGTGAAAAAGCGTCTTCTCTGCCTTTGGAATTTGCCATTTCCCTGCTTAAAAATTCCAAGGGCGAGATTGACCTTGATTTGCCTATTACAGGAGATATCAGCGATCCGAAATTTAATTTTGGAAAGGTTGTGGGAACGGCACTGAAAAATTTTATTATGGGAATTGTGACTGCCCCCTTTAAATTTTTAGGCGGCCTTGTGGGTGCCGGCAGTGGTCAGGATCTGGGATATGTGGAGTTTGATCCGGGAAAAAGCCGTCTGGATAAGGCCCAGAAAGACAAATTGGACAAGCTTGCAACTGTGCTGGGTAAAAAATCGAATCTGAAACTTGAAATCATGAGTCAGTACAATAAATTTAGGGATGCCAAGCAATTAAGATATGAGACCTATGAAGCCATGGTTTTAGCCATGGACAAGAAACTGCCTGCAGATGGTACGGTGAAACTATCTGATTTGGATGAAAAGAAACGTACCCGTCTCATTGAAAAGGCCTATGACAAGGCCCAATTTCCCAAACCCAGGGATGCTTCCGGAAAGGAAAAAGAGTTGACCCTGGATGAAAAGGAAAAGCTTTTGATCACCAGCATGCCACTGGATGGGGATGCCTTGGGTGTCCTTGGGCGGCAGCGAGGTCATGAAATTGCAAATTATTTAACAAAAACCGGCAAGATTGATATTAGACGCGTATTTATTACCGAGCCTGATCCTGTTGCTGAAGATGAAGAAAATAATGCCAGGATTAAGGCAACATTTAATTTGAAATAGGGTTTTCTAATAGCGGATTTCAAAATGTGTTAACGCCGGATCCACCGAAACCGTTCGGGTGTTTACATCCGTTACTTCTGAAAGCGGGGACCCTTTTCGGCACCAGGCCAGCATATCCTGTATACTCTCCTGCTCACCCTGGAACAGGGACTTGACCGTTCCGTCGGGCATATTTCGAACATGACCTGACAGACGTCGATCCCGGGCTGCCAGCTTGGTTTCATGTCGGAAGTATACGCCCTGGACCCTTCCTGTAATGGTCACTTCCACAGCACAAAGTGGGTTCACTTTTTGATCTCCTATGTATTTGTGTGAAACTTTATGGTTTTTCAGGGTTGCCTTTTTCAGGGCATCCGGGCCGAATTTAGCGAGTACTGAATCCATAGCCCGGTCCACGTCCTCCCATTGCCTGTTATTTGTTTGGCTTTCATCGGTAAACAAAGATCGTTGAATGGGCTTATCAGTTTTCTGGAATTCAGAGACCCCCACTCCCACCAGGCGGATTTTTTTTGTAATATTTAAATTATAATATAATAACAGTGCCTGGTCAAAAATAGCATTGGATGATGAAATCCATGTTTCAAGGGTTTTGCTCCGGGTGATTTGGGAAAAATCGGAAAATTTTAGTTTAATAGTGACCTTTTTACATCTTTGGTTGCCGGCCCGCAGTTCATTGCCGACCCTGTGGGCCTGGGCAAGAAGCACGGATTTTACGTCCCGGGGATCTGAAATATCACAGGACAATGTGACTTCACCGGAGATGGATTTGCGGGACCTTGCCGGTTCTATGGGGGTGGGATCAATCCCTCGGGCCAGTTGAAACAGCCTTTGTCCGAAACTGCCGAATTTGTTGTTTAATAGTTTGGAGTCAAATTTTTTTACATCACCCAGGGTTTTAATTTGAAGGCTTTGCATCTGAGCCATGGCCTTAACACCAACGCCAGGTACCTTGCTGATGGGAAGGGTGTCAATCACCTGGGCCATGGCCTCTGGATAAATAATGGTCAGCCCGTCCGGCTTGTTCATATCCGATGCTATTTTTGCCAGGAACCGGACCGGTGCCGCACCTACGGAACAGGTCAGGGCGAGCTGATTGGCAATTTGAGTTTTAATTTTTTTTGCAGCCTGTTCAGGCGTGCCGATCAGTTTTTCACACCCCTTGATGTCCAGGAAGGCTTCATCAATGGAAACAGGTTCCACTAAGGGGGAGAACTGCCTTAAAATAGCCATGATCTTTCTTGAATCCCGGGCATATTTTTCCCGGCTTCCGGGCTGAATAATGATATGCGGGCATTTCTGCCTGGCCTGAAATACGGGCATGGCTGAATGGATGCCGAATTTTCTTGCTTCATAACTGGCTGCGGATACCACACTGCGGCTGGAATGCCCGGCCACAATAACGGGTTTACCCAAAAGATCCGGGTTGTCCCGCTGTTCCACTGATGCAAAAAATGCATCCATGTCCACATGGAGGATCATGGCATGAAAACTCCTCTTGGATCGTGTTAAAAATTGCTGTATTGTTTTACTTTTTCAAAATTGATGTCAAGACTTGAATAAATATTTTTACATGTTAGGAAAGATATAATAAAGGTGCTATCCAGGCAGGTTTCATCTGTAATATTGGTTATTCTTTTTTTTAGCCTTTCGGGTGGGCTGTTCGGATGCTCATCGGATCAACCCCAACACGTACCCCCATCTGAACCAACTTCCAATGCAGGGCTTGCGCCTCTGGTGTATCAAAAATTGCCGCATAAAATTCTATGGCTTACAAATGATACTGATGCGGTGTTTGCCTCGGATAGTGCTGAAAAAGGCGGGGTGATCCGGGAGGCCATCATGAATTTTCCCATGACCTTCAGGGTGGTGGGACCGGATTCCAACGGCTCTTTCAGAAACGCAATTCTGGACAATCAGCTTTCTTTGATCAATATTCATCCTGTTTCGCGGCGTATTATCCCAGAGCTTGCCACCCATTGGGCCTATGCCCCAGATAAAAAGACCATGTATTTTAAGCTGGACCCTGATGCCCGGTGGTCGGACGGGGTGCCGGTTACCGCCAGGGACTATTTGTATACCCTTACATTCATGCGCTCTGAACATATTGTGGCACCCTGGTATAATGATTACTACACCCGGGAGATCGAATCTGTTACCGCCTTTGACGACTATACCATTGCGGTGAAAAGCACCAAGGCCGTGCCTGACCTTTATCTGAAACTTGGCATCAGCCCAACGCCTGAACATTTTTTTAGAAGCCTGGAGGATGACTTTGTCTCCCGGTTCAACTGGGCGATTGTGCCCAATACCGGGGCTTATCAGATCAGTGATTTCAAAAAAGGCCGGTTTATTCGGTTTTCCCGTAAAAAACAATGGTGGGCAAAGGAGCGGCGATATTTTAAAAATCGGTTTAACGTAGATTCGGTGCTTTTCACGGTAATCCGTGATTTCAACATGCAGTGGGAATATTTTAAGAAAGGCCGGCTGGATACGTTTGGTATGGTGCTGCCCAAATTCTGGCACCAGAAATCCAACACCCCGGTGATTAATAAAGGGTATGTGGAACGCATCTGGTTTTTCAATGATCTGGAACAGCCGTCCAGGGGACTGTGGCTGAACCTGGACCGGCCTATATTCAAGGATATTCGCGTTCGGCAGGCCTTTGCCCATGCCATGAACATGGATAAAGTGATCAATCAAGTTTTACAGGGTGATTACTTCCGGTTGCCCCAGGCCTTTTACGGATATGGAGAATATACGGATTACGCCATTAAACCTCGTGGGTACGATATTTCAAGGGTTGAATTGCTGATGAAGCAAGCCGGCTGGCATAGAGGGCCGGACGGCATCTGGAAGAAAGGGGATATGCGGTTTTCCGTTACCGTTACCTATTATCTGGAGGAGCATATGCCCCGGCTGGCCGTCTTGAAGGAGGAAGCACTCAAGGCCGGCATTGAACTGGAATTAGAGCGCCTTGATCCCACGGCCATGTTCAAGAAAACCCTGGAAAAAAAGCATGATGTGGCTTGGATGGGGTGGAGTACCGGTATGCGGCCCTCCTTTTGGCAGGGATGGCACTCGGACAATGCACATAAACCCCAGACCAACAACATAACCAACACGGATGACCCTGAACTGGACTCGCTCATTGACCGCTACCGGGACAGTTTGAATGAGGATGAACGCATTAATTTGTCCAGAACGATTCAGAATAAGATACATGATATCTGTGCGTATGTGCCTTCATATATGGTGCCCTATGTCCGGTTGGCCTACTGGCGCTGGATGCGGTTGCCGAAATTTCACGGCACCCCTGTGTCCGATGGGTTGTTTGATCCTTTTGCCTCGGATACGGGCGGGCTCTTCTGGATTGATGGTCACATTCGGGAACAGACCCTTGCCGCCATGAAAGCTAAGCAGGTATTAACCCCTGTTACCATCATTGATGACAAGTATAAAAGAAAGGTACTGTCGGAATGAATCAAACCGATCGACCACCGCTTTTAGCCGTAAAGCATCTTGGGGTTGCATTTCAGACCGACCAGGGACAGATCCTTGCCGTGGATGATGTCAGCTTTGAACTCCACTCCGGTCAGGTACTTGGGGTTGCCGGGGAATCCGGGTGCGGCAAGAGTGTGACAGCCTTGAGTTTGATGCGACTTTTGCCAAAGCCTGTGTCAAAAATTCAAGAAGGTGAAATCCTTTTTAAAGGAGAAAGTCTACTTGATTTACCCATTGACACCATGCGTAAAATCCGGGGCAAAAAAATATCTATGATTTTCCAGGAGCCCATGAACGCATTAAATCCGGTTCATACCGTAGGCCGGCAGATTACAGAAAGTTATTCCCTGCATTTTCCGGGCATGGGGACAAAAGAGAAAAATGCAGCGTCATTGCAGATGCTTGAAAAGGTGGGGATCCCCGATGCCCGGCAGGTCATGACAAAGTATCCCCATCAATTGTCCGGCGGGATGCGCCAGCGGGTAATGATCGGCATGGCACTTGCCTGTGAACCGGATATTCTTATTGCCGATGAACCGACTACGGCCTTGGATGTAACTGTACAGGCCCAGATTATGGATCTTATTTTTCAATTCCGGGATACAACAGGTATGGCTGTTATTTTAATTACCCATGATCTTGGACTGATCGCAGAGAACTGTGACAGAGTGATTATTATGTATGCCGGTACCGTGGCAGAGACAGCCAAAGTGAAAACCCTATTTCGGCACCCTTTCCACCCTTACACCAAAGGACTTTTACAATCTATACCTTCCCTGGCACAAAAGGCGAAAGAACCGCTTCCCACCATTCCCGGAAATGTGCCTGCTTTGTCTGAAATGCCTGTTGGGTGCAGGTTTGTCAAACGTTGCAAACATGCATTGCCGCAGTGCGAAAATTGTCGTCCTCAGTTGATGTCTGTATCTTCCAGTCATTTTGCCGCGTGTCATTTGGTTTATGATTGTGAAAAAAAATTAAATTTTGATAAATAATGCTTGATTTTTAAACAAAAGCTAATAATATACACTGAAAGCTGTGAATTGCAGGGCTTTGAAAGTTTCGTTCTAAGGGCTGGGCCTCCATTTGTTGGTGTGGCAGAACCTGAGTTTGAAACTAATTTATTCACTACAAGTAAGGAGATAGTCGCAATGGCAAATGGGATCGTAAAGTGGTTTAATGATGCAAAGGGATACGGATTTATCGAACAGGAAGAGGGACCTGACGTATTCGTTCATCATACCGGCATCAATGCAACAGGCTTTAAATCTCTTAATGAGGGTGACCGGGTCACTTTTGATGTGGAGGACGGACAGAAAGGACCTGCAGCGGTCAATGTAACTGTTCAGTAAGTCTATTTTCAAAGGGTTTTTGGACGATGCTTCTGTTCATAAACCCTTTTTTTGTGTCCATAGTTTTTGCCTTTTCTTATAAAATTTTTTGCTTGTTACCACAATTCGTGTTCCCATATTCAAAAAAGAGCAAAATAGAATACTTTTTGTGATAATTCAACCGGAAAATATTTTTTCAGCAATTTTAAATTTAATAACGTATTATCTTTTCTGCTTGTTTTTTCTTGCTCTTGCTCTTAATCATGCTCTTGCTCGAAGTATTATTTCGAGCAAAAGCATGAGCAAGATTAAGAACACGATGGTGTATCGACTCAAATTTAGAATTGCTAATATTTTTTTTCTGCTACATTTCTACTGTTTTTGGGCCGGGGAAGTTCGAACTCAAGACACATGAACCCCGGCGGCATTAAAGAACCTATTCTTTGTCAACAGATCGCCAGGCCATTGAACCCCTTGTCTTCGCTATCTCTGCTGTGTTATTTCTTGGATGCATACTATTTGTAAAAAAGTGTTTTACGGAAAGAATGAATGGGTGAATCGCGTGATGGGTCCTGCCCTTATTGGGAGTGATATTGTATAAATATAGTGTATTGGCGTTCTCCAACCCTATTCGCCCTATTTTCGGTTTATAAGACGGAACACAAATCTGAAAGATATGCGAAAGGCTCTTCATATGGACGATATAAATAGAATGGAAGCACGAGTTAAGCAACGGGAATACGGTAGCTATATTTCAATACCCATAACGAATAAAAATAAACCGGAAATTCATGAATATATAATTCAAAAATGGCAGGACTTGATCGATATTTGTTCTCGCATCATGAGGGTTCCTTCCGGCTTGATCATGAAGTTACATAAGGAAAAAATAGAGGTTTTTCTGAGAAGTGATACTAAGGGTAACCCATACAAATCGGGTGAGACTGAAAATCTTGGACTTGGCCTTTACTGTGAAACTGTTGTTGCAAAAAAAGAAACTCTGTTGATCCCGGATGCAAAAAAAACAAAGGTCTGGCAAGATAATCCTGACATTAAGCTGAATATGATTTCGTATCTTGGCATGCCTCTATTATGGCCGGATGAAGAGATTTTCGGAACCATATGCATACTGGACAACAAGGAGAATCATTACAGTCAGGATTTCATAGATTTATTGTTAACGTTCCGCCGTGCAATAGAGTCCGACCTTAGTCTTCTTGTCGCATATAAAGACATGTATGCTCTGGCTCATGTAGACCAGCTAACCAAGCTGGCAAATCGACGCAGTCTTGATAATAGCATAAAATCAGAATTCAACCGATCAACCCGCTATGGGACTACTTTTTCTTTGATACTTTTTGACATCGATAATTTTAAGAACATCAACGATACTTATGGTCATCCTATTGGGGATAAAGTCTTAGTTGATATCGCAGGCATTACCAATGAAAGACTTAGATCCAGCGACGTTAGCGGGCGTTGGGGGGGAGAAGAATTTCTTATTATTTGTGCAGAGACCGAACTTGAAGGTGCTACTGCTCTTGCGGAAAATATTCGTCAAGTAATTGAAATCCATCAATTTCCAGTCGTGGGGAACGCAACCTGTTCGTTTGGCGTATCATCCTATAAAAAAACAGATAAATATCCTGAAGATGTCATAAAAAGGGCAGATGAACGCATGTATATGGCAAAACAAAATGGTAAAAATATGGTGTTTTAGATAATCTCTGAAAGGGTGATCTTGATGTTCAATGTTTTTTCTCAATGGCTTGCCGACTTTACGGCGACCTACCCCAAAAAGTACAATGAGATTGCCATATGGCGTGAACCCGTCATGGCCTGTGCCTCTGCTGACGAGCGATTCTTGCGCCTGAAAGAAATCACTGTATCGGATCATGCGCTTCCTACTGAGCTATTACGCGATGTAAAAACAGTTGTTGTCTGGTTTATCCCCTTTAAACATCATATTCAGATGGACAACACCGAAGGCAAATATCCATCCCTCAGTTGGGGTCGGGCATATCTTTCAACCAACGACATGATTGATCGTATCGGCTGTGCAATGAAGGAATTTATCGAAAAGAAGGGGGGGCAAGCGGCGCTTACACCTGCCACACATAACTTCGACAAGAAACGAATGGTGAGTCTTTGGTCCCACAAACACCTTGGATACTTGGTTGGTTTAGGTCGTTATGGAACCAATTGCCAATTGATCACGCCAGAAGGGTGTAGTGGTCGCCTGGGCAGCTTGGTCACGAATCTGGAGATGGGCGATCACCCATTGGTTACCGCTGATGAGCTTTGTCTGATTAAAGCAGGCAAAAA
This genomic window contains:
- a CDS encoding DUF748 domain-containing protein translates to MKKYFTVKIVASSAAILFAFYLLLTGVVGPWAGKRIAVNSLTKALGRQTQIESITFNPFTLEARVKNFVVESKINGENLASIQEIYLNLSASSLLHLAPVISAVQVTAPEFSLHLNKDNTLNISDLLEGKDDPPAPELTEEASAALFEFKVSNIKITNAALVFIDHIRSVTHSVAQLNFDLPFVSSMEKDLARPVKAVMNCFMNKARVDINVTGVPFDATRKMSVSLDMQPLDLNVFVPYINLPAPYKIKSAGNLTVSVSGEYQIPAGKTVEDQTLAVNLKTLVTNFDLDDVSGGNLFACPHLAVDASSQNVFDMNFLVDKVLIDRASLFVERNGQGAINLVPGGQGAKGLPPPEAATGMPDASNADTQIEVISEPVAQVDTDAKKSVTPVIELSLPFTAKINQAAVKNMHIRFSDKMVSPEVIKEISSMDFILADVDVGSTAAGKFDLHILTGDDEEIKTTGDFHVQNDLVANGTVSVNGIALKNFRPYLAPYLGDNVTLENVAADLSFKVGFTQAGLGVEVSDGQVTLDKFGLTEQGEKEPLVQFDQLALSQISCNLLKQEAGVGLVALHKAQVKVNRDKKGRMDLLTAIEQALKIGEDPGAKAATTKPAQTKPAITKQDNQNASTSAWVATIHKTVFDQCQAQFIDQAKKEPVKVVMKDIGVTVENISTKKGETSTFKASMTNKNNGEIDLDGTFDISEPAATVNIDLNRIDLNTAEPYFTDFLKISISKGTLNTKGTVVVVPAKKKSDPPNITYKGQASFNNFLSKNKVDDTDFFSCKSLYATGMDISVPPMKVVIKDIALTDFYQRAILNKNAQLNYKQIMVEQPENKTVAKSKTKIQTASASAKDAGVPDVRIDSITLQGGHINFSDYFTNPNFTANMTEIAGSLTGLSSKGKTPANLVLKGVHGGYAPLDITGQLDPFKDNRFIDLTVSFKNINLPRFNVYSKKYLGYEIEKGKLILDLHYNIDRDKLNSSNRVFFDQLTLGKKVDSEKASSLPLEFAISLLKNSKGEIDLDLPITGDISDPKFNFGKVVGTALKNFIMGIVTAPFKFLGGLVGAGSGQDLGYVEFDPGKSRLDKAQKDKLDKLATVLGKKSNLKLEIMSQYNKFRDAKQLRYETYEAMVLAMDKKLPADGTVKLSDLDEKKRTRLIEKAYDKAQFPKPRDASGKEKELTLDEKEKLLITSMPLDGDALGVLGRQRGHEIANYLTKTGKIDIRRVFITEPDPVAEDEENNARIKATFNLK
- a CDS encoding cold-shock protein, which codes for MANGIVKWFNDAKGYGFIEQEEGPDVFVHHTGINATGFKSLNEGDRVTFDVEDGQKGPAAVNVTVQ
- a CDS encoding ABC transporter ATP-binding protein, with the protein product MNQTDRPPLLAVKHLGVAFQTDQGQILAVDDVSFELHSGQVLGVAGESGCGKSVTALSLMRLLPKPVSKIQEGEILFKGESLLDLPIDTMRKIRGKKISMIFQEPMNALNPVHTVGRQITESYSLHFPGMGTKEKNAASLQMLEKVGIPDARQVMTKYPHQLSGGMRQRVMIGMALACEPDILIADEPTTALDVTVQAQIMDLIFQFRDTTGMAVILITHDLGLIAENCDRVIIMYAGTVAETAKVKTLFRHPFHPYTKGLLQSIPSLAQKAKEPLPTIPGNVPALSEMPVGCRFVKRCKHALPQCENCRPQLMSVSSSHFAACHLVYDCEKKLNFDK
- a CDS encoding extracellular solute-binding protein; this encodes MPHKILWLTNDTDAVFASDSAEKGGVIREAIMNFPMTFRVVGPDSNGSFRNAILDNQLSLINIHPVSRRIIPELATHWAYAPDKKTMYFKLDPDARWSDGVPVTARDYLYTLTFMRSEHIVAPWYNDYYTREIESVTAFDDYTIAVKSTKAVPDLYLKLGISPTPEHFFRSLEDDFVSRFNWAIVPNTGAYQISDFKKGRFIRFSRKKQWWAKERRYFKNRFNVDSVLFTVIRDFNMQWEYFKKGRLDTFGMVLPKFWHQKSNTPVINKGYVERIWFFNDLEQPSRGLWLNLDRPIFKDIRVRQAFAHAMNMDKVINQVLQGDYFRLPQAFYGYGEYTDYAIKPRGYDISRVELLMKQAGWHRGPDGIWKKGDMRFSVTVTYYLEEHMPRLAVLKEEALKAGIELELERLDPTAMFKKTLEKKHDVAWMGWSTGMRPSFWQGWHSDNAHKPQTNNITNTDDPELDSLIDRYRDSLNEDERINLSRTIQNKIHDICAYVPSYMVPYVRLAYWRWMRLPKFHGTPVSDGLFDPFASDTGGLFWIDGHIREQTLAAMKAKQVLTPVTIIDDKYKRKVLSE
- the dinB gene encoding DNA polymerase IV; this encodes MILHVDMDAFFASVEQRDNPDLLGKPVIVAGHSSRSVVSAASYEARKFGIHSAMPVFQARQKCPHIIIQPGSREKYARDSRKIMAILRQFSPLVEPVSIDEAFLDIKGCEKLIGTPEQAAKKIKTQIANQLALTCSVGAAPVRFLAKIASDMNKPDGLTIIYPEAMAQVIDTLPISKVPGVGVKAMAQMQSLQIKTLGDVKKFDSKLLNNKFGSFGQRLFQLARGIDPTPIEPARSRKSISGEVTLSCDISDPRDVKSVLLAQAHRVGNELRAGNQRCKKVTIKLKFSDFSQITRSKTLETWISSSNAIFDQALLLYYNLNITKKIRLVGVGVSEFQKTDKPIQRSLFTDESQTNNRQWEDVDRAMDSVLAKFGPDALKKATLKNHKVSHKYIGDQKVNPLCAVEVTITGRVQGVYFRHETKLAARDRRLSGHVRNMPDGTVKSLFQGEQESIQDMLAWCRKGSPLSEVTDVNTRTVSVDPALTHFEIRY
- a CDS encoding sensor domain-containing diguanylate cyclase, giving the protein MDDINRMEARVKQREYGSYISIPITNKNKPEIHEYIIQKWQDLIDICSRIMRVPSGLIMKLHKEKIEVFLRSDTKGNPYKSGETENLGLGLYCETVVAKKETLLIPDAKKTKVWQDNPDIKLNMISYLGMPLLWPDEEIFGTICILDNKENHYSQDFIDLLLTFRRAIESDLSLLVAYKDMYALAHVDQLTKLANRRSLDNSIKSEFNRSTRYGTTFSLILFDIDNFKNINDTYGHPIGDKVLVDIAGITNERLRSSDVSGRWGGEEFLIICAETELEGATALAENIRQVIEIHQFPVVGNATCSFGVSSYKKTDKYPEDVIKRADERMYMAKQNGKNMVF